The segment CAACACCAAGCCCGACTACAAACTGCGCTACACCTCCTGGAACAGTGTCGTCGTGCAGCGCGCCCACAGCAAAAGCCACATCGGCGAACTGACCCTGACGCGCGACGGCCTGTGGAGCTGGAAACTCACGTCGGTGGCGCTGCCGAAGAATCTGCTGGCCGACGCGTAAAACGGCCGCGCACTGCTATCATCTGCCCACCCACATTCCTTTGGAGGCAGCATGACTGACCTGGTACACCACGCACTCGCCCACGCGGCCAAACCGGCCACCACACCCTGGGTCGTCACCCTGGTCAGCGGTGAAAAGCTGACGGGACCCATCACCGCGCTGGCTGACGGCTGTTACGCCATCGGCCTGGGACAAATCAAGTATTTTTCCAGCGACAAGGTCGCCAGCCTGAATGTATCGGGCGCGGGCGCGTTCCCCATCTGATGACGGGATCGAGAAGGCCGGACGCCACGGATCTGGCGGCGCAGCTGCAGGCGCTGGAAGCGGCGCTGCAAAGCCAGGCCGTGCGCGCCGACAGCGCCAGGCTGGCGGCACTGCTGGCCGACGAGTTCGTCGAATTCGGCAGCTCGGGCACGCTCTGGACGCGCGCGGCCACCCTGGCGGGCTTGCCGGCGGAAGACTTTTGCCCGCGCAGCATCAGCGATTTCCAGGCCCGCTTGCTGGCACACGATGTTGCCTTCGTTACCTACCGTTCGCAACGGCACGCCATGGGCGTCCTGCCCGCCAGCGCCAGCTTGCGCAGTTCGCTGTGGACGTGGCGCGACGGCCGCTGGCAGATGACCTTTCACCAAGGTACGCCGATACCCGCTTGAACAAGTATTCCATGTCAAAAAGTTGTTTTTTGGCACGCAAAATTTGATTGATCTACTGAATTTTTTGTGCAACAATGAATTTAATAAATAAAACAAATAAATCATTGAAATTGGTTTTTAAGTAAAACGATCCTCACACCACGAATCCGTGTTTTGGATAGAGAAGCACTGCGCAGGGAACGACAGGCTACCAGGCAAGCGCCTGCCACCCGCCCCGCGCAAGCCCCCTTTCTAATCGTCACACGTATTTTGGGAGAGACATCATGGATAAATTCACCGTACGCACCCAGCTCACTCTGGCTTTCGGCCTGCTGGTCTTTTTCCTCATCGGCATCTCGACCCTGTCCGTGCGGAGTTTTTCCACCTTCAACACGGGCTTTGACCAGTATGTCAACGGCATCACGGCCCGCGCCAACACGGCGCACCGCGTACGTGATGCGATCGACATGCGTGCCGTGGCGGCCAGGAACCTGGTGCTCGTGACCAAGCCGGAAGACCTGGAAATCGAACGCAAGCAGGTCTTGCAGGCGCATGCCGACGTCGTCAAGAACATGCAGCAGCTGCTGCAGCTGGCCCAGCAGCCAGGGGTGTCGGACGACGTGCGCGCCATCATCAACAAGATCGACGGCATCGAAAAGCGCTATGCTCCCGTGGCGCTGGGCATCGTGGACCTGGCGCTGCAAAAGAAAAACGAACAGGCCATCGTCAAGATGAACGAGGAATGCCGTCCGCTGCTGGCCGCCCTCGTCGCCGCCAGCAATGAATATTTCGCCCTGACGGACCAGCGTTCCGCCGTCATCTTGCAGGAAGACAACGAACGCTACATTCTCAACAGAAATATCCTCATCGGCGCCAGCTTGCTGTCCATCGTCCTGGCGGGCCTGGCCGGCTGGCTCATCACGCGCAGCCTGCTCAAGGCGCTGGGCGCCGAACCGAAGCAGCTGTGCGACGCCGTCAGCCTGCTTGCCGCCGGCGACCTGACAGGCAAACTCAGCGTTGCACAGAACGATAACCTCAGCGTGCTGTCGGCCCTGCAGCGCATGCAGGAGTCGCTGACCACGGTCGTGTCGTCCGTGCGCCAGGATTCCGACACGGTTTCCCTGGCCGCCGAGGAAATTTCCACCGGCAATAACGACCTGTCGCTGCGCACGGAACAGCAAGCCAGTTCACTGGAAGAAACCGCTTCCTCGATGGAAGAACTGACCAGCACCGTGCGCAAGAATGCGGAAAATGCCCGCGAAGCCAATGTGCTGGCCACAACGGCATCGGACGTCGCCAGCAAGGGCGGCGCCGTGGTGGGACAAGTGATGGGCACCATGGAGCTGATCAGCGAATCGTCGCGCAAGATCGTCGACATCATCAGCGTCATCGACGGCATCGCCTTCCAGACCAATATCCTGGCCCTGAATGCGGCCGTGGAAGCGGCGCGTGCCGGCGAACAGGGCCGCGGCTTCGCCGTCGTGGCCACCGAGGTGCGCGGCCTGGCCCAGCGCAGCGCCAGCGCGGCCAAGGAAATCAAGGCGCTGATCGACGATTCCGTGAGCCGCGTCGATGCCGGTTCCCGGCTGGCGGCGCAGGCGGGCACGACGATGTCCGAGGTGGTCGCCAGCGTCGCCCGCGTCAGCAACATCATCGCTGAAATCACGGTGGCCAGCCAGGAACAGTCGGCCGGCATCGAGCAGATCAATCAGGCCGTGACGCAGATGGACAGCGTCACGCAACAAAACGCATCGCTGGTGGAAGAAGCGGCGGCCGCGGCCGAATCCTTGCGCGACCAGGCCAGCCACCTGGTGCAAACCGTGAGCATCTTCAAGACGCACGACAGCCACGTGGCGGCGTCCGCGCCAGTATCAGCGCCAGCACGTGCCAGCCACAAGCCGCTGCGCCTGGTACCGGCGCCGGCCAGCAGCAGCGTCAAGCGCCAGCCCGCACCGGCAAAACACCGTTCCGTACAAGCGGAAGCCGTGACGGCCGGCGACTGGGAAGAGTTTTAATTGAGCAAACCGGGCATGCGGCCACATGCCTGGCGTCACTTGCACGGGGAGATAGCCGCCGGCGGCGCCTCCCCTGTCGCGCGGCAACAACACGCCCCTCCCCCAAAAAAATCCGCGGCAGCTGTTGTATTTCCAGTGCCCTGGCACGGGCAGCACCGCAAAAACCATCGCTCTTCTTGCGCTCCCGCAGGAAACCCCATCGCCATAGCCGCCCGTTTTTGCGCCCGCACAAGCCTGCCGGCACTCCACTATGCACCCGCCAGATATTGACGACAAATACGATTTTTTTTGTGCATTCAGTCGAAACGGATATGAATAGTCGCCGCTGGAAAATGGCATGAATACCAAAACTTTCCGTGCTAGCATGATTTTTCGTTCAGCTGGCCAGCGCCAGCTTGCATGCCCCCAATAACCTCGACCGACAGGAGCCGTTTCATGATGACACCGCATGCCAGCACAGTACGCCACACCCTGATTGCCCTGGCAATCGCTGCCGCCTTTCCTCTGCAGGCAATGGCGCAGGACAGCGTCCCGGCGCCAGTGGCCGACGCGCCTGCCGCTCCGGCGGCACAGGCCGGTCCTGGCCAGCTGGAAACGGTGATCGTGACGGCGCAGCGGCGCGCGGAAAACATCAAGGACGTGCCGATGTCCATCGCCACCCTGAAGGGCGACAAGCTCGACACCCTGACGGCCGGCGGCGC is part of the Janthinobacterium sp. 67 genome and harbors:
- a CDS encoding methyl-accepting chemotaxis protein — its product is MDKFTVRTQLTLAFGLLVFFLIGISTLSVRSFSTFNTGFDQYVNGITARANTAHRVRDAIDMRAVAARNLVLVTKPEDLEIERKQVLQAHADVVKNMQQLLQLAQQPGVSDDVRAIINKIDGIEKRYAPVALGIVDLALQKKNEQAIVKMNEECRPLLAALVAASNEYFALTDQRSAVILQEDNERYILNRNILIGASLLSIVLAGLAGWLITRSLLKALGAEPKQLCDAVSLLAAGDLTGKLSVAQNDNLSVLSALQRMQESLTTVVSSVRQDSDTVSLAAEEISTGNNDLSLRTEQQASSLEETASSMEELTSTVRKNAENAREANVLATTASDVASKGGAVVGQVMGTMELISESSRKIVDIISVIDGIAFQTNILALNAAVEAARAGEQGRGFAVVATEVRGLAQRSASAAKEIKALIDDSVSRVDAGSRLAAQAGTTMSEVVASVARVSNIIAEITVASQEQSAGIEQINQAVTQMDSVTQQNASLVEEAAAAAESLRDQASHLVQTVSIFKTHDSHVAASAPVSAPARASHKPLRLVPAPASSSVKRQPAPAKHRSVQAEAVTAGDWEEF
- a CDS encoding nuclear transport factor 2 family protein — protein: MTGSRRPDATDLAAQLQALEAALQSQAVRADSARLAALLADEFVEFGSSGTLWTRAATLAGLPAEDFCPRSISDFQARLLAHDVAFVTYRSQRHAMGVLPASASLRSSLWTWRDGRWQMTFHQGTPIPA